A region from the Alkalidesulfovibrio alkalitolerans DSM 16529 genome encodes:
- a CDS encoding type II toxin-antitoxin system HicB family antitoxin translates to MNTMNYKGYQGRFEYDPEADIFHGEVIDLADTITFQGRSIDELKQALADSVDDYLDFCARLGRRPEKPFSGRFNVRIRPELHQRLSLRAAAQGKSLNSFVAEALDKAAQVEHP, encoded by the coding sequence ATGAACACCATGAACTACAAAGGATACCAGGGCCGTTTCGAATACGATCCCGAGGCGGACATCTTTCATGGCGAAGTCATCGACCTCGCCGACACGATCACCTTCCAGGGCCGCTCCATCGACGAACTCAAGCAGGCCCTGGCCGACTCGGTGGACGACTACCTCGATTTCTGCGCGCGCCTGGGCAGAAGACCGGAGAAGCCGTTTTCCGGCCGCTTCAACGTCCGCATCAGGCCCGAACTGCACCAGCGCCTCTCCCTGCGCGCCGCCGCCCAAGGTAAAAGTCTGAACAGCTTTGTCGCGGAAGCGCTCGACAAGGCCGCCCAGGTGGAACACCCCTGA
- a CDS encoding FAD-dependent oxidoreductase: MGKKIVIIGAVALGPKAACRARRLDPEADILLLDRDDVISYGGCGIPYYISGDVPDRKALLTTTYHVVRDVEFFKAYKRLTVRTRVEALAIDRKARVVRVRDLNTGAEEDIPYDVLVLATGSTPFMPPVPGTDLSGCHAIATMHHADAVKNAVQNEGAGKAVVVGAGAIGIEMCEALADLWGIETTLVEMAPQVLPQALGSDFARIVQHELEKGGVRVLLSETVTEVLGDADGKVRGVRTKNAGEIECDLVIFAAGSRPNTSLAREAGLALGASGGILVDARMRTSDPKIYAGGDCVEVRHLVSGHTAHLPLGSLANRQGRVIGDNVTGGNARFEGVVGTFIIKAFELAAGRAGLTEIQARAAGFDPVYAILPTTERAHFYPGASMFYLKLIADKKTRRVLGIEAVCANGDAVKARVDAVAALLPHAPSVEDVSNLEVAYAPPFAQAMDVLNATANTLQNILDGRLNAMGVEEFLERFHKGELRVVDTRVARGAKACTEKYPDAWQSFPQECIPDRLDELPMGEDVVLFCNSGVRSYDSQCFLRSRGIDLPHVQGGWVLLKCFEPGFQALDTEDDEHAAS; encoded by the coding sequence GTGGGCAAGAAAATCGTCATCATCGGCGCGGTGGCCCTGGGCCCCAAGGCCGCCTGCCGCGCTCGCCGCCTCGACCCCGAGGCCGACATTCTGCTTCTCGACCGCGACGACGTCATCTCGTACGGCGGCTGCGGCATCCCCTACTACATCAGCGGCGACGTGCCGGACCGAAAGGCCCTGTTGACCACCACCTACCACGTGGTGCGCGACGTCGAGTTCTTCAAGGCCTACAAGCGGCTCACCGTTCGCACCCGCGTCGAGGCCCTGGCCATCGACCGGAAGGCCCGCGTCGTGCGCGTGCGCGACCTGAACACGGGCGCAGAGGAGGACATCCCCTACGACGTGCTGGTCCTGGCCACGGGCTCCACGCCCTTTATGCCGCCCGTGCCGGGCACGGACCTTTCGGGCTGCCACGCCATCGCCACCATGCACCACGCCGACGCGGTCAAGAACGCCGTGCAGAACGAAGGCGCGGGCAAGGCCGTGGTCGTGGGCGCGGGGGCCATCGGCATAGAAATGTGCGAGGCCCTGGCCGACCTGTGGGGCATCGAAACCACGCTTGTGGAGATGGCCCCCCAGGTGCTGCCCCAGGCGCTCGGCTCGGATTTTGCGCGCATCGTGCAGCACGAGCTTGAAAAGGGCGGCGTGCGCGTGCTGCTCTCCGAGACCGTGACCGAGGTGCTCGGCGACGCCGACGGCAAGGTGCGCGGCGTGCGCACCAAGAATGCGGGCGAGATCGAGTGCGATCTGGTCATCTTCGCGGCCGGATCGCGGCCCAACACCTCGCTCGCGCGCGAGGCCGGACTGGCGCTTGGCGCGTCGGGCGGCATCCTTGTGGACGCGCGCATGCGCACCTCGGACCCCAAGATTTACGCGGGCGGCGACTGCGTGGAGGTGCGCCACCTGGTGAGCGGCCACACCGCGCACCTGCCGCTGGGCTCCCTGGCCAACCGCCAGGGCCGGGTCATCGGCGACAACGTCACGGGCGGCAACGCCCGCTTCGAGGGCGTGGTCGGCACGTTCATCATCAAGGCCTTCGAGCTGGCCGCGGGCCGCGCCGGGCTGACCGAAATCCAGGCGCGCGCGGCCGGGTTCGACCCGGTCTACGCCATCCTTCCCACCACGGAACGGGCCCACTTCTATCCCGGCGCGTCCATGTTCTACCTCAAGCTCATCGCGGACAAGAAAACCCGCCGCGTGCTGGGCATCGAGGCCGTGTGCGCCAACGGCGACGCGGTCAAGGCCCGGGTGGACGCCGTGGCCGCGCTCTTGCCTCACGCGCCAAGCGTGGAGGACGTCTCGAACCTCGAAGTCGCCTACGCGCCGCCCTTCGCCCAGGCCATGGACGTGCTCAACGCCACGGCCAACACCCTGCAAAACATCCTGGACGGCCGCCTGAACGCCATGGGCGTGGAGGAATTCCTGGAACGCTTCCACAAGGGCGAGCTTCGCGTGGTGGACACCCGCGTGGCGCGCGGGGCCAAGGCCTGCACCGAGAAATATCCCGACGCCTGGCAGTCCTTCCCTCAGGAGTGCATCCCGGATCGGCTCGACGAACTGCCCATGGGTGAGGACGTGGTGCTCTTTTGCAACTCCGGCGTGCGCTCCTATGATTCGCAGTGCTTTCTGCGAAGCAGAGGCATCGACCTGCCGCACGTGCAGGGCGGCTGGGTGCTGCTCAAGTGCTTCGAGCCGGGATTCCAGGCGCTTGACACCGAGGACGACGAACACGCGGCGTCTTGA
- a CDS encoding acyl-CoA dehydratase activase yields the protein MTTYTCGIDVGSVSVKYAVLDAQGRVVAQAYRRHGGKAVETALELLDALRADFPDLRAVCVGSAGKNLARLLGLPHLNELAALGLACGLLAPSAACAIEMGGEDAKFVLLDQGRVADFALNSVCAAGTGSFLDQQAERMGLSIEQFADLATQSSHPPHIASRCSVFAKSDMIHLQQIATPLADIAAGLCFAVARNVKGSVVRGRAVPEPCLFLGGVALNTGVVRAMREVFGLPGMLVPGHGVLFPAVGAALRAREAGEPLPRAAGAFARASGKPMDGLPPLRAENDGFDERHGKPETQIEDPLPGERLFLGIDIGSISTNLAVVGESGGVVAKRYLRTASKPIEAVRQGLSEIAEEFAARGLSTEMSGVGTTGSGRYMIADFTGADIVKNEITAQARGAAAFVPDVQTIFEIGGQDSKFISLENGVIVDFEMNKACAAGTGSFLEEQAEKLGVAIKEEFACLALGSKTPCSLGERCTVFMENSLQESLARGAGTGDLLGGLAYSIVENYLGRVVLGRPIGEKVLFQGGTAFNASVVAAFEKRLGRTVVVPPHHDVTGAIGMALIARDHMRQTGRATTFRGFDLARVPYAVSSFQCAECDNRCEINRVTIEGSDQKLFYGGRCEKYDIRRVKGGGEDLFRFREKALCAAHEERKKAHAASGRLAPRGKIGLPRLFSLHDQLPFYSTLLWELGFEPVLSGPTSRRVVAQGIEGALADTCFPVKAALGHMRAMAESGLDRLFAPSVVDLSTPGDAGGSSLSCPLTQSFPYQARAAFPDIGIVAPAIIQRLGEKALAEEIGESLGVPAREVLRALPVARAAQDDFARTLAAKGREVLENLKGRALVIIGRAYNAFDPGMNLGIPAKLASLGETAIPMDFLPLDVNGAAREMPGMYWRSGRRILAAARYLQDRPDLHPVFVGNFSCGPDSFILHFFRREMGTRPWLHVEIDEHSADAGAVTRLEAFLDSLGPRRDDEKRASRRRGAFLSARGEAARRTVLVPPMCDHSRGLAAAFRHAGVDARVMEDADADSLRMARRHLSGKECYPCAVTTAQMLRAAKAKDFDPGRTVFFMPGGTGPCRFGLYSTLHRLVLDEAGLFDAALFSPVQGKRLYHELGIVGRRFARRAWEGVVAFDLLAKCVHENRPGELVPGTADALFETWAARLERILENGQAPNLAEVTGEMAAEFAAIPKDGRPRPLIGVVGEIFVRSSRFSNENLIRRIEALGGMAWLSPMDEWILYIGHISRRRARQERDLSAMLRLWLEHRTQKSSAHAMEHAAEGFLRTVPEPGTAEILRRAAPYVRDTFEGEAVLTVGKAIDMLERGALGIVNAIPFGCMPGTIGQALLRRVSEAHGAPAITLPFDGTAQPASALALETFVEQCRARMGT from the coding sequence ATGACGACCTACACGTGTGGCATCGACGTCGGCTCTGTAAGTGTCAAATATGCGGTCCTGGACGCGCAGGGGCGCGTCGTGGCCCAGGCCTACCGCCGCCACGGCGGCAAGGCCGTGGAGACCGCCCTCGAACTTCTCGACGCGCTGCGCGCGGACTTCCCCGACCTGCGCGCCGTGTGCGTCGGCTCGGCCGGAAAAAACCTGGCCCGCCTGCTCGGACTTCCCCACCTGAACGAGTTGGCCGCCCTGGGCTTGGCTTGCGGGCTGCTCGCGCCATCGGCCGCCTGCGCCATCGAGATGGGCGGCGAGGACGCCAAGTTCGTGCTCCTCGACCAGGGCCGCGTGGCCGACTTCGCGCTCAATTCCGTGTGCGCGGCCGGAACCGGCTCGTTCCTTGACCAGCAGGCCGAGCGCATGGGCCTGTCCATCGAACAGTTCGCCGATCTGGCCACGCAAAGCAGCCATCCGCCGCACATCGCCAGCCGCTGTTCGGTTTTCGCCAAGTCGGACATGATCCACCTGCAGCAGATCGCCACGCCTTTGGCCGACATCGCGGCCGGGCTGTGCTTCGCCGTGGCCAGGAACGTCAAGGGCTCGGTGGTACGCGGCCGAGCCGTGCCCGAGCCGTGCCTGTTCCTGGGCGGCGTGGCCCTGAACACGGGCGTGGTGCGGGCCATGCGCGAGGTCTTCGGCCTGCCGGGCATGCTCGTGCCCGGACACGGCGTGCTCTTTCCGGCCGTGGGCGCGGCGCTTCGCGCGCGCGAGGCGGGCGAGCCGCTGCCCCGCGCGGCCGGGGCCTTTGCCCGGGCGTCGGGAAAGCCCATGGACGGCCTGCCTCCCCTGCGCGCGGAAAACGACGGATTCGACGAGCGCCATGGCAAGCCCGAAACACAGATCGAGGACCCCCTGCCGGGAGAACGACTCTTCCTGGGCATCGACATCGGCTCCATCTCCACCAACCTGGCCGTGGTCGGCGAGTCCGGCGGCGTGGTGGCCAAGCGCTACTTGCGCACGGCCTCCAAGCCCATTGAGGCCGTGCGTCAGGGACTTTCCGAGATCGCCGAGGAATTCGCCGCGCGCGGCCTGTCCACCGAGATGTCGGGCGTGGGCACCACGGGCTCGGGCCGCTATATGATCGCGGACTTCACCGGCGCGGACATCGTCAAGAACGAAATCACGGCCCAGGCGCGCGGCGCGGCGGCCTTCGTGCCGGACGTGCAGACCATCTTCGAGATCGGCGGCCAGGACTCCAAGTTCATCTCGCTTGAAAACGGCGTGATCGTGGACTTCGAGATGAACAAGGCCTGCGCCGCGGGCACGGGTTCCTTCCTGGAGGAGCAGGCCGAAAAGCTCGGCGTGGCCATCAAGGAGGAGTTCGCCTGTCTGGCCCTGGGCTCGAAAACGCCGTGCAGCCTGGGCGAGCGCTGCACCGTGTTCATGGAGAATTCGCTGCAGGAATCCCTGGCGCGCGGTGCGGGCACGGGCGACCTGCTCGGCGGTCTGGCCTACTCCATCGTGGAGAACTACCTGGGCCGCGTGGTCCTGGGCAGGCCCATCGGCGAGAAGGTGCTCTTCCAGGGCGGCACGGCCTTCAACGCCTCGGTGGTGGCGGCCTTCGAGAAACGCCTGGGCCGCACGGTGGTGGTGCCGCCGCATCACGACGTCACCGGGGCCATCGGCATGGCCCTCATCGCCCGCGACCACATGCGCCAGACGGGCCGGGCAACCACCTTCCGGGGTTTCGATCTGGCCCGCGTGCCCTATGCCGTGAGTTCCTTTCAGTGCGCCGAATGCGACAACCGCTGCGAGATCAACCGCGTGACCATCGAGGGCTCGGACCAGAAGCTCTTCTACGGCGGCCGCTGCGAAAAATACGACATCCGGCGCGTCAAGGGCGGCGGGGAGGATCTCTTCCGCTTTCGCGAGAAGGCGCTGTGCGCCGCGCACGAGGAACGCAAAAAGGCCCACGCGGCCTCGGGAAGGCTCGCGCCGCGCGGCAAGATCGGCCTGCCCAGGCTCTTCTCCCTGCACGATCAATTGCCGTTTTACAGCACCCTGCTCTGGGAACTGGGATTTGAGCCCGTGCTTTCGGGCCCCACCTCGCGCCGCGTGGTGGCGCAGGGCATCGAGGGCGCGTTGGCCGACACCTGTTTCCCGGTCAAGGCCGCGCTCGGCCACATGCGCGCCATGGCCGAAAGCGGCCTGGACAGGCTTTTCGCGCCAAGCGTCGTGGACCTCTCGACGCCGGGCGACGCAGGCGGCTCGTCCCTGTCCTGTCCCCTGACGCAGAGTTTCCCCTACCAGGCCAGGGCCGCCTTCCCGGACATCGGGATCGTCGCCCCGGCCATCATCCAGCGTCTGGGCGAAAAGGCCCTGGCCGAGGAGATCGGGGAGTCCCTGGGTGTGCCCGCGCGCGAGGTGCTGCGCGCCCTGCCCGTGGCCCGCGCGGCCCAGGACGACTTCGCCCGGACCCTGGCCGCCAAGGGCCGAGAGGTGCTCGAAAATCTCAAGGGCAGGGCCCTGGTGATCATTGGCCGGGCCTACAACGCCTTCGACCCCGGCATGAACCTGGGCATCCCGGCCAAGCTGGCCAGCCTGGGCGAGACCGCCATCCCCATGGATTTCCTGCCCCTGGACGTGAACGGGGCCGCGCGTGAGATGCCCGGCATGTACTGGCGCTCGGGCCGCCGCATCCTGGCCGCCGCCCGCTATTTGCAGGACCGGCCCGACCTGCACCCGGTCTTCGTGGGCAACTTCTCCTGCGGCCCGGACTCCTTCATCCTCCATTTCTTCCGCCGCGAGATGGGCACCCGCCCCTGGCTGCACGTGGAGATCGACGAGCACAGCGCGGACGCGGGCGCGGTGACGCGGCTCGAAGCCTTCCTGGACAGCCTGGGCCCCAGGCGCGACGACGAGAAGCGCGCTTCACGCAGGCGCGGAGCGTTTCTCTCGGCGCGCGGCGAGGCCGCCAGACGCACCGTGCTCGTGCCGCCCATGTGCGACCATTCGCGCGGCCTGGCTGCGGCCTTCCGCCACGCCGGGGTCGACGCCCGGGTCATGGAGGACGCGGACGCCGACTCGCTGCGCATGGCCCGCCGCCACCTCTCGGGCAAGGAGTGCTACCCCTGCGCCGTGACCACGGCCCAGATGCTCCGCGCGGCCAAGGCCAAGGACTTCGATCCCGGCCGCACTGTCTTCTTCATGCCCGGCGGCACCGGCCCCTGCCGTTTCGGCCTCTACAGCACCTTGCACCGGCTGGTGCTGGACGAGGCCGGACTCTTTGACGCGGCGCTCTTCTCGCCCGTGCAGGGCAAGCGCCTGTACCACGAGCTCGGCATCGTGGGCCGCCGCTTCGCCCGCCGCGCCTGGGAGGGCGTAGTGGCGTTCGACCTTCTGGCCAAGTGCGTGCACGAGAACCGGCCGGGCGAGCTCGTGCCCGGCACGGCCGACGCCCTCTTCGAGACCTGGGCCGCGCGGCTGGAAAGGATTCTGGAGAACGGCCAGGCCCCGAATCTGGCCGAGGTGACGGGCGAAATGGCCGCCGAGTTTGCGGCCATCCCCAAGGACGGGCGGCCGCGCCCCCTGATCGGCGTGGTAGGCGAAATCTTCGTGCGCTCCTCGCGCTTCTCCAACGAGAACCTGATCCGGCGCATCGAGGCCTTGGGCGGCATGGCTTGGCTCTCGCCCATGGACGAGTGGATTCTGTACATCGGCCACATCTCACGCCGCCGGGCCAGGCAGGAGCGCGATCTCTCGGCCATGCTCAGGCTGTGGCTGGAACACCGCACGCAAAAAAGCTCGGCCCACGCCATGGAGCACGCGGCCGAAGGGTTCCTGCGCACCGTGCCCGAGCCCGGCACGGCCGAGATACTGCGCCGGGCCGCGCCCTACGTGCGCGACACCTTCGAGGGCGAGGCCGTGCTCACCGTGGGCAAGGCCATCGACATGCTCGAACGCGGGGCCCTTGGCATCGTCAACGCCATTCCCTTCGGCTGCATGCCGGGCACCATCGGCCAAGCGCTGCTGCGCCGGGTCTCCGAGGCACACGGCGCCCCGGCCATCACCCTGCCCTTCGACGGCACGGCCCAGCCCGCCTCGGCCCTGGCCCTGGAGACCTTCGTGGAGCAGTGCCGCGCCCGCATGGGGACATGA
- a CDS encoding ABC transporter permease, translating to MRLYATRRQEPWFWGSCLVVPIALALSLALCGLLLAVQGKPALLGLAYLAEGAFGSTHALQDTVLKAVPIYLCALGVAVAFRMQVWNIGAEGQFALGAVGATFAVMHFSQSPSWVLLPMMFLCAGAAGGLYALIPALLKTRLRVNEIITTLMLNYIGINFLHWLVYGPWKDPTSFGFPMTPQFPAAAFFPRLPGTRLHLGVVVCVLAGLAVWLWLSKTRLGYEIKASGLGPAASRYARMPYGFLVCLVMVVCGALAGLAGLNETAVSAGRLQPSVMAGYGYTAIVVAWLARLNPLAIGLAALLLAGLRVGVEALQLSLQVPAAFGGIMEGLILLTVLAGQFVTNFRFRIDRGPK from the coding sequence ATGCGTCTGTACGCGACACGGAGGCAGGAGCCCTGGTTCTGGGGCTCCTGCCTTGTCGTTCCGATAGCCCTCGCGCTTTCGCTCGCCCTGTGCGGCCTGCTGCTGGCCGTACAGGGCAAGCCCGCGCTGCTCGGCTTGGCCTATCTGGCCGAGGGCGCCTTCGGCTCGACCCACGCCCTGCAGGACACGGTGCTCAAGGCCGTGCCCATCTACCTGTGCGCCCTGGGCGTGGCCGTGGCCTTCCGCATGCAGGTCTGGAACATCGGCGCCGAGGGCCAGTTCGCGCTCGGGGCCGTGGGCGCGACCTTCGCGGTCATGCATTTCTCCCAGTCGCCCTCCTGGGTGCTCCTGCCGATGATGTTTCTTTGCGCCGGAGCGGCCGGAGGCCTCTACGCCCTGATTCCGGCACTGCTCAAGACCCGGCTTCGGGTCAACGAGATCATCACCACCCTGATGCTCAACTACATCGGCATCAATTTTCTCCACTGGCTGGTCTACGGCCCCTGGAAGGACCCGACTTCCTTCGGCTTTCCCATGACCCCCCAGTTCCCGGCCGCCGCGTTCTTCCCGCGCCTGCCTGGAACGCGGCTGCACCTGGGCGTCGTGGTCTGCGTGCTGGCCGGACTGGCCGTGTGGCTGTGGCTCTCCAAGACCCGCCTGGGCTATGAAATCAAGGCATCGGGCCTTGGCCCGGCGGCCTCGCGCTACGCTCGCATGCCCTACGGTTTCCTGGTCTGCCTGGTGATGGTCGTATGCGGCGCCCTGGCCGGGCTGGCCGGGCTGAACGAGACGGCCGTCTCGGCCGGCCGACTGCAACCCTCGGTCATGGCCGGATACGGCTACACGGCCATCGTGGTGGCCTGGCTGGCGCGCCTCAACCCCCTGGCCATCGGCTTGGCGGCGCTGCTCCTGGCCGGGCTTCGCGTGGGCGTGGAGGCCCTGCAGCTCTCCTTGCAGGTCCCGGCCGCCTTCGGCGGCATCATGGAAGGACTCATCCTGCTCACCGTGCTGGCCGGGCAGTTCGTGACCAACTTCCGCTTCCGCATCGACCGGGGGCCCAAGTGA
- a CDS encoding BMP family ABC transporter substrate-binding protein translates to MRTLMKVLLMAMLALALAACAEEKKEAPKTEAAAPAPAAEATPAAPEKKDYKVGFIYVSPVGDAGWSYAHDMGRQALEAMPDVTTAFVESVPEGPDSERVLNRMAREGMDVIFATSFGYMDPMQNVAKDFPNTVFMHCSGFKRADNVGTYFGRIYQARYLSGMVAGAMSASGKLGYVAAFPIPEVIRGINAFTLGAQKMNPEVEVRVVWTKTWYDPATEKEAAKALLDAGCDVIAQHQDSPGPQEAAQERGVYSVGYNTDMSAFAPKAHLTAPTWNWSVIYEYVLDQVRAGTWKSEDLWWGMDKGVVDLAPYGDMVPQDVRAKVDAAKAELVAGTDNVFAGPLFDQKGEQKVAEGERLSDGDLLGMMWFVKGVIGSTE, encoded by the coding sequence ATGCGAACCCTGATGAAAGTGCTGCTCATGGCCATGCTCGCCCTGGCCCTCGCGGCCTGCGCCGAGGAAAAGAAGGAAGCCCCCAAGACCGAGGCCGCCGCCCCGGCTCCGGCGGCCGAGGCCACTCCGGCCGCGCCCGAGAAGAAGGACTACAAGGTCGGCTTCATCTACGTCTCGCCCGTGGGCGACGCTGGCTGGTCCTACGCCCACGACATGGGCCGTCAGGCGCTCGAAGCCATGCCTGACGTGACCACCGCCTTCGTGGAGTCCGTGCCCGAGGGCCCCGACTCCGAGCGCGTGCTGAACCGTATGGCGCGCGAAGGCATGGACGTGATCTTCGCCACCTCCTTCGGCTACATGGACCCCATGCAGAACGTGGCCAAGGACTTCCCCAACACCGTGTTCATGCACTGCTCCGGCTTCAAGCGCGCCGACAACGTGGGCACCTACTTCGGCCGCATCTACCAGGCCCGCTATCTCTCCGGCATGGTCGCCGGCGCCATGTCCGCCTCGGGCAAGCTCGGCTACGTGGCCGCCTTCCCCATTCCCGAGGTCATCCGTGGCATCAACGCCTTCACCCTGGGCGCGCAGAAGATGAACCCCGAGGTCGAAGTCCGCGTTGTCTGGACCAAGACCTGGTATGATCCGGCCACCGAGAAGGAAGCCGCCAAGGCCCTGCTCGACGCGGGCTGCGACGTCATCGCCCAGCATCAGGACTCCCCCGGACCCCAGGAGGCCGCCCAGGAGCGCGGCGTGTACTCCGTGGGCTACAACACCGACATGTCCGCCTTCGCTCCCAAGGCCCACCTGACCGCTCCCACCTGGAACTGGAGCGTGATCTACGAGTACGTCCTCGACCAGGTCCGCGCCGGAACCTGGAAGAGCGAGGATCTGTGGTGGGGCATGGACAAGGGCGTGGTCGATCTCGCTCCCTACGGCGACATGGTTCCCCAGGACGTGCGCGCCAAAGTGGACGCCGCCAAGGCGGAGCTTGTGGCGGGTACGGACAACGTCTTCGCTGGCCCCCTGTTCGACCAGAAGGGCGAGCAGAAGGTCGCCGAGGGCGAGCGCCTCTCCGACGGCGACCTGCTCGGCATGATGTGGTTCGTCAAGGGCGTGATCGGCTCCACCGAGTAA
- a CDS encoding type II toxin-antitoxin system HicA family toxin — protein MNTKNRKTLAAIFANPVSPDVPWADVESLLRALGAQINEGRGSRVRIELNGRLAVFHRPHPAPTTDKGALKSVRRFLESAGVRP, from the coding sequence ATGAATACTAAGAATCGCAAAACCTTGGCGGCGATATTCGCAAATCCCGTCAGCCCTGACGTGCCATGGGCGGATGTTGAATCGCTGCTTCGGGCCTTGGGTGCTCAAATCAACGAGGGCCGGGGGTCACGCGTGCGCATCGAGTTGAACGGCAGATTGGCCGTATTTCACCGGCCGCATCCAGCGCCAACAACCGACAAGGGTGCCTTGAAATCCGTCAGACGCTTCCTTGAAAGCGCTGGAGTCAGACCATGA
- the gpt gene encoding xanthine phosphoribosyltransferase — MSSRERYTRMFPVSWEQLHRDSKALAWRLSEMPDIRGVVAVTRGGMFPAAVIARELDIRVIDTISVVSYDWQDQSAEPRVVKPLAIESDGEGLIVVDDLVDSGQTLRHVRKLLPKARFATVYAKPAGRPAVDVFITEVSQDTWILQPWDSEHQFVQPIAKLRNGEGE, encoded by the coding sequence TTGTCGTCCCGCGAACGCTACACCCGCATGTTCCCCGTCTCCTGGGAGCAGTTGCACCGCGACTCCAAGGCCCTGGCCTGGAGGCTCTCCGAAATGCCCGACATCCGGGGCGTGGTGGCCGTAACCAGGGGCGGCATGTTCCCGGCCGCGGTCATCGCGCGTGAACTGGACATCCGCGTCATCGACACCATCTCCGTGGTCAGTTATGACTGGCAGGACCAGTCGGCCGAACCCCGCGTGGTCAAGCCGCTGGCCATCGAGAGCGACGGCGAGGGCCTGATCGTGGTGGACGATCTCGTGGACTCGGGCCAGACTTTGCGCCACGTGCGCAAGCTCCTGCCCAAGGCCCGTTTCGCCACGGTCTACGCCAAGCCGGCCGGACGCCCGGCCGTGGACGTGTTCATCACCGAGGTCAGCCAGGACACCTGGATTCTCCAGCCCTGGGACTCGGAGCATCAGTTCGTGCAGCCCATCGCCAAGCTGCGCAATGGCGAAGGGGAATGA
- a CDS encoding ABC transporter permease yields MNPEIFALIVPLLAAAVQSGTPVLFATLGEMITERSGTLNLGVEGMMLVGAFAAFLTCLLTGSAWLGFLAGGLAAALFSCLHGLVTIVFLGNQVVSGLALTILGVGLADTLGTPYIGKKVEGFLKYPLPGLSEIPVLGPILFSQDALVYCSYLLVPLVWFLFARTRLGTALDAAGEYPPAAKAAGLSVAKLRWVGLVMGAFLVGLGGAYLSLAYTHLWTTNLTAGRGWIAVALVIFAFWRPRGAVLGAYLFGGVMAFQLRVQALGTNLPSSLLLMLPYGLTILALVVANLRGARSGAPGALGVNVEPEE; encoded by the coding sequence GTGAACCCCGAAATTTTCGCCCTGATCGTGCCGCTGCTCGCGGCCGCGGTGCAGTCCGGCACGCCCGTGCTCTTCGCCACCCTGGGCGAGATGATCACCGAGCGCAGCGGCACGCTGAACCTGGGCGTGGAAGGCATGATGCTCGTAGGCGCGTTCGCGGCCTTCCTGACCTGCCTGCTCACGGGTTCGGCCTGGCTCGGCTTTCTCGCCGGGGGTTTGGCCGCGGCCCTGTTCTCGTGCCTGCACGGTCTCGTGACCATCGTTTTCCTCGGCAACCAGGTGGTCTCGGGGCTGGCCCTGACGATCCTGGGCGTTGGCCTGGCCGACACCCTGGGCACGCCCTACATCGGCAAGAAGGTCGAGGGCTTCCTCAAGTACCCCCTGCCCGGTCTGTCCGAAATCCCGGTTCTGGGCCCCATCCTCTTCTCGCAGGACGCCCTGGTCTATTGCTCCTACCTGCTCGTGCCGCTGGTCTGGTTCCTTTTCGCCCGCACCAGGCTCGGCACGGCCCTGGACGCGGCTGGCGAGTATCCCCCGGCTGCCAAGGCGGCCGGGCTTTCCGTGGCCAAGCTGCGCTGGGTGGGGCTGGTCATGGGCGCGTTCCTGGTGGGGCTTGGCGGAGCCTATCTCTCCCTGGCCTACACGCACCTGTGGACCACCAACCTGACCGCCGGGCGCGGCTGGATCGCCGTGGCCCTGGTCATCTTCGCCTTCTGGCGGCCGCGCGGCGCGGTGCTCGGGGCCTATCTCTTCGGCGGGGTCATGGCCTTCCAACTCAGGGTCCAGGCCCTGGGCACGAACCTGCCGTCCTCGCTCTTGCTCATGTTGCCGTACGGCCTGACCATCCTCGCCCTGGTCGTCGCCAACCTGCGCGGCGCGCGCTCGGGCGCGCCGGGCGCGCTCGGCGTCAACGTGGAGCCGGAGGAATAG